Proteins encoded in a region of the Streptomyces violaceoruber genome:
- a CDS encoding endonuclease/exonuclease/phosphatase family protein, protein MASKSSARLAALTVAAVCSAASTVVLTTPAHAASAAAGPVRIHDVQGSTRLSPYAGEQVTDVAGIVTGVRGYGSSKGFWMQDPLPDADPATSEGVFVFTSGAPEVAVGDAVAVSGTVSEYVPGGTSSGNQSLTEITRPTVTVVSGGNAIPAATTVSARSVPRAYAPEGDGAANGSVNALPLRPGTYALDYYESLEGMNVRVADARVVGASDPYTELWVTVKPWENPNRRGGTVYGSYDDQNTGRLQIQSLGKPADFPAADVGDTLAGTTAGPLDYNQYGGYTLVASEIGALESGGTERESTRRQSARELAVATYNVENLDPSDDTFTAHAETIVHRLKSPDIVSLEEIQDNNGATDDGTVAADATVGRLIDAIVAAGGPRYDWRGIDPVDKADGGQPGGNIRQAFLFNPERVSFTDRAGGDATTATGVRKVRGKAALTHSPGRVDPANEAWEDSRKPLAGEFVFRGRTVFVVANHFNSKGGDQGLTAQYQPPSRGSETQRHAQAKVVNTFVKEILAAQKNADVVALGDINDFEFSRTARILEGDGALWSAVKSLPRSERYSYVYQGNSQVLDQILVSPSVRRGGHLSYDSVHVNAEFHDQISDHDPQVLRFRP, encoded by the coding sequence TTGGCCAGCAAGTCCTCCGCGCGCCTCGCCGCGCTCACCGTCGCCGCCGTCTGTTCGGCGGCGTCCACCGTCGTCCTCACCACGCCCGCGCACGCCGCCTCCGCAGCGGCCGGCCCGGTGCGGATCCACGACGTCCAGGGCAGCACCCGGCTGTCGCCGTACGCCGGCGAGCAGGTCACGGACGTGGCCGGAATCGTCACCGGCGTCCGCGGCTACGGCTCCTCCAAGGGCTTCTGGATGCAGGACCCGCTGCCGGACGCGGATCCGGCCACCAGCGAGGGCGTCTTCGTCTTCACGAGCGGGGCCCCCGAGGTCGCCGTCGGAGACGCGGTCGCCGTCTCCGGGACGGTCTCGGAGTACGTCCCCGGCGGTACGTCGTCGGGGAACCAGTCGCTGACCGAGATCACCCGCCCGACGGTCACCGTCGTCTCGGGCGGCAACGCGATCCCGGCCGCGACGACCGTCTCCGCCCGCTCCGTGCCCCGCGCGTACGCCCCCGAGGGCGACGGGGCGGCGAACGGCTCGGTCAACGCCCTGCCCCTGCGGCCGGGGACGTACGCCCTGGACTACTACGAGTCCCTGGAGGGCATGAACGTCCGGGTCGCCGACGCCCGGGTGGTCGGCGCCTCGGACCCGTACACCGAGCTGTGGGTCACGGTGAAGCCCTGGGAGAACCCGAACCGCCGCGGCGGCACGGTCTACGGCTCCTACGACGACCAGAACACCGGCCGGCTCCAGATCCAGTCGCTGGGCAAGCCGGCCGACTTCCCCGCCGCCGACGTGGGCGACACGCTCGCCGGTACCACCGCCGGTCCGCTGGACTACAACCAGTACGGCGGCTACACCCTGGTCGCGAGCGAGATCGGCGCCCTGGAGAGCGGCGGCACGGAGCGCGAGTCGACGCGCCGGCAGAGCGCGCGCGAGCTGGCGGTGGCGACGTACAACGTCGAGAACCTCGACCCGTCGGACGACACCTTCACCGCGCACGCCGAGACGATCGTGCACCGCCTGAAGTCCCCCGACATCGTGTCCCTGGAGGAGATCCAGGACAACAACGGCGCCACGGACGACGGCACGGTGGCGGCCGACGCGACGGTCGGCAGGCTGATCGACGCGATCGTCGCGGCCGGCGGCCCGCGCTACGACTGGCGGGGCATCGACCCGGTCGACAAGGCGGACGGCGGGCAGCCCGGCGGCAACATCCGGCAGGCGTTCCTGTTCAACCCGGAGCGGGTCTCCTTCACCGACCGCGCGGGCGGCGACGCCACCACGGCGACCGGGGTGCGGAAGGTGCGCGGCAAGGCGGCGCTGACCCACTCCCCCGGCCGGGTGGACCCGGCGAACGAGGCCTGGGAGGACAGCCGCAAGCCGCTGGCGGGCGAGTTCGTCTTCCGCGGCCGGACGGTCTTCGTCGTCGCCAACCACTTCAACTCCAAGGGCGGCGACCAGGGTCTGACGGCGCAGTACCAGCCGCCGTCGCGCGGCTCGGAGACCCAGCGCCACGCCCAGGCGAAGGTGGTGAACACCTTCGTCAAGGAGATCCTGGCCGCCCAGAAGAACGCGGACGTCGTCGCGCTCGGTGACATCAACGACTTCGAGTTCTCGCGGACCGCCCGCATCCTGGAGGGTGACGGGGCCCTGTGGTCGGCGGTGAAGTCGCTGCCGAGGAGCGAGCGCTACTCGTACGTCTACCAGGGCAACAGCCAGGTCCTGGACCAGATCCTGGTCAGCCCCTCGGTCCGCCGCGGCGGCCACCTGTCCTACGACAGCGTGCACGTCAACGCCGAGTTCCACGACCAGATCAGCGACCACGACCCGCAGGTGCTGCGGTTCCGTCCGTAA